One Microbacterium marinum genomic window, GTGATCGCTCTCGTCGTGGCATCCCCGCTCGCCATCGGCATCGCCCTCTTCATCTCGCACTACGCGCCGCGCCGCATCGCCGCCGTGCTCGGGTACATCATCGACCTGCTCGCCGCGATCCCCTCCGTCGTCTACGGCCTGTGGGGCGCCCTCGTCTTCTCACAGCTCCTCCAGCCGTTCTACGTCTGGCTGAACGAGAACCTCGGCTGGATCCCGTTCTTCGCCGGCGCCGTCTCGCCCACCGGTCGCACGATCCTCACGGCATCCCTCGTGCTCGCCGTCATGATCCTCCCGATCATGACCGCCATCACCCGCGAGGTCTTCCTCCAGACCCCGGTCCTGCACGAAGAGGCGGCCCTCGCCCTCGGCGCCACCCGCTGGGAGATGATCCGCATGGCCGTCTTCCCCTTCGCCCGCGGCGGCATGGTCTCGGGCGCCATGCTCGGCCTCGGCCGCGCACTCGGCGAGACGATGGCCGTGACCATGGTCCTCTCCGCCACCGGCGCCGTCACCTTCCAGGTGCTCAACTCGAACAACCCGACGCCGATCCCCGCGAACATCGCCCTCAACTTCGGTGAGGCCTACGGCGACGGCGTGAACGTGCTGATCGCGACCGGCCTCATCCTCTTCGTCGTCACGTTCGCCGTCAACGCGATCGCGCGCTACATCGTCAACCGCCGGGCCGAGTTCTCGGGAGCGAACTGATGACCACCCTCACCCGCCCGACCACCAAGACGCCTGTCGGCAACTCGCTGACGGCGGGCCAGCTGCCCGCATGGATGCCGTGGGCGCTGCTGGCCGCAAGCCTCGTGCTGTCCACCGCGGTCTTCGCGATCATGAACTCGGGCGGCGAGGTCGCTGACTTCAACATCGCCGGGGCCGTCTTCATCGGCGTGATCATCTTCGCGATCGTCCTCGTGGTGCTCTCGAGCGTCGTGGAGACGCGGCGGCGTGCGGCCGACCGCCTCGCGACCGTGCTCGTCTCGATCGCCTTCACGATCGCGCTGCTCCCGCTCATCTCGCTGCTGTTCACGGTCATCGCCGACGGCATCGCCCGGTTCGACCCGATGTTCTTCTCGTACTCGATGCGCAACATCGTCGGCGAAGGCGGCGGCGCGATCCACGCCATCTACGGCACGCTCATCGTGACCGGATGGGCGACGCTCATCTCGGTGCCGATCGGTCTGATGACCTCGATCTACCTCGTCGAGTACGGCCGCGGCCGGATCGCGAAGCTGATCACGTTCTTCGTCGACGTCATGACCGGCATCCCCTCGATCGTCGCCGGTCTGTTCATCGTCGCCGTCGTCGCGCTCGTCAACCCGGGCCTGAACACCGGCTTCATGGGCTCGGTCGCCCTCTCGGTGCTGATGATCCCCGTCGTCGTCCGCTCGAGCGAAGAGATGCTCCGCCTCGTGCCCAACGAGCTCCGCGAAGCCAGCTACGCCCTCGGCGTGCCGAAGTGGCTCACGATCGTGAAGGTGGTCCTCCCCACCTCGATCGCCGGCATCACCACCGGCATCATGCTCTCGATCTCCCGCGTCATCGGCGAGACCGCGCCCCTGCTGCTCACCGCCGGGTTCACGCAGTCGCTCAACGTCGACGCGTTCGACAACGCGATGATGACCCTCCCGGTCTTCGTCTACGACCAGTTCCAGAACCCGGGCACCAACATCGCCGCAGCGCTCGAGCGCGCATGGGCGGGCGCGCTCACCCTCATCATCATCGTCATGGCTCTGAACC contains:
- the pstA gene encoding phosphate ABC transporter permease PstA, encoding MTTLTRPTTKTPVGNSLTAGQLPAWMPWALLAASLVLSTAVFAIMNSGGEVADFNIAGAVFIGVIIFAIVLVVLSSVVETRRRAADRLATVLVSIAFTIALLPLISLLFTVIADGIARFDPMFFSYSMRNIVGEGGGAIHAIYGTLIVTGWATLISVPIGLMTSIYLVEYGRGRIAKLITFFVDVMTGIPSIVAGLFIVAVVALVNPGLNTGFMGSVALSVLMIPVVVRSSEEMLRLVPNELREASYALGVPKWLTIVKVVLPTSIAGITTGIMLSISRVIGETAPLLLTAGFTQSLNVDAFDNAMMTLPVFVYDQFQNPGTNIAAALERAWAGALTLIIIVMALNLIARFVAKKFAPKFGR
- the pstC gene encoding phosphate ABC transporter permease subunit PstC, with translation MPPTTESVTTDQATPKRTVRRRGDLVFSRSALSAGIIILIVLAAVTLFLIIESVPAFTGDPEKIQFLNGRPFWEYVWPFVFGTLWASVIALVVASPLAIGIALFISHYAPRRIAAVLGYIIDLLAAIPSVVYGLWGALVFSQLLQPFYVWLNENLGWIPFFAGAVSPTGRTILTASLVLAVMILPIMTAITREVFLQTPVLHEEAALALGATRWEMIRMAVFPFARGGMVSGAMLGLGRALGETMAVTMVLSATGAVTFQVLNSNNPTPIPANIALNFGEAYGDGVNVLIATGLILFVVTFAVNAIARYIVNRRAEFSGAN